The proteins below come from a single Capricornis sumatraensis isolate serow.1 chromosome 14, serow.2, whole genome shotgun sequence genomic window:
- the ELF3 gene encoding ETS-related transcription factor Elf-3 isoform X2 translates to MAATCEISNVFSNYFSTMYSSDDPTLASVPPAPTFGADNLVLAPGSPQVALEGSEKASWLGEQPQLWSKAQVLDWVSYQAERHRCDPGTIDLSRCELDGAALCRCAPEELRLLFGPLGDQLYSQLWDLTSSFPDELSWIMELLEKDSLALQEPLGEQGPFDQGSPFAQEMLEDCRQASPTYPGSFGAGAPSPGSSDVSTTGTGASQSPHASDSGGSDVDLDAPDSKLSPGDGFPDCKKGELKHGKRKRGRPRKLSKESRECLEGKKSKHAPRGTHLWEFIRDILIHPELNEGLMKWENRQEGVFKFLRSEAVAQLWGQKKKNSSMTYEKLSRAMRYYYKREILERVDGRRLVYKFGRNSSGWKEEEVVGHRN, encoded by the exons ATGGCTGCGACCTGTGAGATCAGCAACGTTTTCAGCAACTACTTCAGCACCATGTACAGCTCGGACGACCCCACTCTTGCCTCTGTGCCCCCTGCGCCCACCTTTGGGGCCGATAACCTGGTGCTGGCCCCGGGCAGCCCGCAGGTGGCCCTAGAGGGCTCAG AGAAGGCCAGTTGGCTGGGGGAGCAGCCCCAGTTGTGGTCCAAAGCGCAGGTCCTGGACTGGGTCAGCTACCAGGCGGAGCGGCACAGGTGTGACCCCGGCACCATCGACCTCTCGCGCTGCGAGCTGGACGGGGCGGCCCTGTGCCGCTGCGCACCCGAGGAGCTGCGCCTGCTGTTCGGACCCCTGGGGGACCAGCTCTACTCACAGCTCTGGGACCTCA CTTCCAGCTTCCCCGACGAGCTCAGCTGGATCATGGAGCTTCTGGAGAAGGACAGCCTGGCCCTCCAGGAGCCTCTCGGGGAGCAAGGCCCCTTTG accagggaagccccttcgcCCAGGAGATGCTCGAGGACTGCAGGCAGGCCAGCCCCACCTACCCAGGCAGCTTTGGCGCGGGGGCGCCCTCCCCAGGCAGCTCCGACGTCTCCACCACAG GGACTGGCGCGTCTCAGAGCCCCCATGCCTCGGACTCTGGTGGAAGTGACGTGGACTTGGACGCCCCAGACAGCAAGCTCTCTCCTGGGG ATGGCTTTCCTGACTGCAAGAAGGGGGAGCTTAAGCACGGGAAGCGGAAAAGGGGCCGGCCCCGAAAGCTGAGCAAAGAGTCCCGAGAGTGTCTGGAAGGCAAGAAGAGCAAGCATG CCCCCAGAGGCACCCACCTGTGGGAATTCATCCGTGACATCCTCATCCACCCGGAGCTCAACGAGGGCCTCATGAAGTGGGAGAACCGGCAAGAGGGCGTCTTCAAGTTCCTGCGCTCAGAGGCCGTGGCCCAGCTGTGGGgccagaagaagaagaacagcAGCATGACCTACGAGAAGCTGAGCAGAGCCATGAG GTACTACTACAAGCGGGAGATCCTCGAGCGGGTGGACGGCCGGAGACTTGTCTACAAGTTCGGCAGGAACTCCAGCggctggaaggaggaggaggtggtgggaCACAGGAACTGA
- the ELF3 gene encoding ETS-related transcription factor Elf-3 isoform X1 — protein sequence MAGPTRRPRWAEQGARPGALLTTRSHPALRPWSLFGGELVPRQADLPALGALTAPGLVGAGSPAGEAGCRPHQPPPLPGSPMAATCEISNVFSNYFSTMYSSDDPTLASVPPAPTFGADNLVLAPGSPQVALEGSEKASWLGEQPQLWSKAQVLDWVSYQAERHRCDPGTIDLSRCELDGAALCRCAPEELRLLFGPLGDQLYSQLWDLTSSFPDELSWIMELLEKDSLALQEPLGEQGPFDQGSPFAQEMLEDCRQASPTYPGSFGAGAPSPGSSDVSTTGTGASQSPHASDSGGSDVDLDAPDSKLSPGDGFPDCKKGELKHGKRKRGRPRKLSKESRECLEGKKSKHAPRGTHLWEFIRDILIHPELNEGLMKWENRQEGVFKFLRSEAVAQLWGQKKKNSSMTYEKLSRAMRYYYKREILERVDGRRLVYKFGRNSSGWKEEEVVGHRN from the exons ATGGCCGGTCCCACCCGCAGACCCAGGTGGGCAGAACAGGGAGCCCGGCCTGGTGCCCTGCTCACCACACGCTCTCACCCCGCTCTGAGACCTTGGAGCCTCTTTGGAGGAGAGCTTGTCCCAAGACAGGCTGACCTTCCCGCCCTTGGGGCTCTAACTGCCCCAGGCCTGGTGGGAGCAGGATCGCCCGCGGGTGAGGCAGGGTGCCGGCCTCACCAGCCTCCCCCGCTCCCAGGGAGCCCCATGGCTGCGACCTGTGAGATCAGCAACGTTTTCAGCAACTACTTCAGCACCATGTACAGCTCGGACGACCCCACTCTTGCCTCTGTGCCCCCTGCGCCCACCTTTGGGGCCGATAACCTGGTGCTGGCCCCGGGCAGCCCGCAGGTGGCCCTAGAGGGCTCAG AGAAGGCCAGTTGGCTGGGGGAGCAGCCCCAGTTGTGGTCCAAAGCGCAGGTCCTGGACTGGGTCAGCTACCAGGCGGAGCGGCACAGGTGTGACCCCGGCACCATCGACCTCTCGCGCTGCGAGCTGGACGGGGCGGCCCTGTGCCGCTGCGCACCCGAGGAGCTGCGCCTGCTGTTCGGACCCCTGGGGGACCAGCTCTACTCACAGCTCTGGGACCTCA CTTCCAGCTTCCCCGACGAGCTCAGCTGGATCATGGAGCTTCTGGAGAAGGACAGCCTGGCCCTCCAGGAGCCTCTCGGGGAGCAAGGCCCCTTTG accagggaagccccttcgcCCAGGAGATGCTCGAGGACTGCAGGCAGGCCAGCCCCACCTACCCAGGCAGCTTTGGCGCGGGGGCGCCCTCCCCAGGCAGCTCCGACGTCTCCACCACAG GGACTGGCGCGTCTCAGAGCCCCCATGCCTCGGACTCTGGTGGAAGTGACGTGGACTTGGACGCCCCAGACAGCAAGCTCTCTCCTGGGG ATGGCTTTCCTGACTGCAAGAAGGGGGAGCTTAAGCACGGGAAGCGGAAAAGGGGCCGGCCCCGAAAGCTGAGCAAAGAGTCCCGAGAGTGTCTGGAAGGCAAGAAGAGCAAGCATG CCCCCAGAGGCACCCACCTGTGGGAATTCATCCGTGACATCCTCATCCACCCGGAGCTCAACGAGGGCCTCATGAAGTGGGAGAACCGGCAAGAGGGCGTCTTCAAGTTCCTGCGCTCAGAGGCCGTGGCCCAGCTGTGGGgccagaagaagaagaacagcAGCATGACCTACGAGAAGCTGAGCAGAGCCATGAG GTACTACTACAAGCGGGAGATCCTCGAGCGGGTGGACGGCCGGAGACTTGTCTACAAGTTCGGCAGGAACTCCAGCggctggaaggaggaggaggtggtgggaCACAGGAACTGA
- the RNPEP gene encoding aminopeptidase B, whose translation MAAGEPEAGGRALRAAQAEDVASASSFRSFELLHLHLDLRAEFGPPGPGPGSRGLSGSVVLDLRCRAPGGAAELRLDSHPCVDVTAAALRRGRPEPGRPEPEPEPMPVCMQPFSHYGQALCLHFPQPCAAGELLQVRITYRVGEGPGVCWLAPEQTAGRKKPFVYTQGQAVLNRAFFPCFDTPAVKSRYSALLEVPDGFTAVMSADTWEERGPSKFFFQMSQPIPSYLIALAIGDLVSAEVGPRSRVWAEPCLIDAAKEEYDGVIEEFLATGEKLFGPYVWGRYDVLFMPPSFPFGGMENPCLTFVTPCLLAGDRSLADVVIHEIAHSWFGNLVTNATWGEFWLNEGFTMYAQRRISSLLFGPAYTCLEAATGRALLRQHMDVTGEDHPLNKLRVRIEPGVDPDDTYNETPYEKGFCFVSYLAHLVGDQDQFDDFLKAYVDEFKFQSILADDFLDFFLDYFPELKKQRVDSIPGFEFDRWLDTPGWPPYLPDLSPGDSLMRPAEELAQLWAAEELDPRAINAVSTSAWKTYQLVYFLDKILQKSPLPPGNVKKLGETYPKISNAQNAELRLRWGQIVLKNDHQEDFWKVKEFLHSQGKQKYTLPLYHAMMAGSEAAQTLAKETFAATAPQLHSNVAHYVQQIVEPLGR comes from the exons ATGGCGGCCGGCGAGCCTGAGGCCGGCGGACGGGCGCTGCGCGCGGCGCAGGCCGAGGACGTGGCGTCGGCCTCCAGCTTCCGCTCCTTCGAGCTGCTGCACCTGCACTTGGACCTGCGGGCCGAGTTCGGGCCTCCGGGGCCAGGTCCGGGCAGCCGCGGGCTGAGCGGCTCGGTGGTGCTGGACTTGCGCTGCCGGGCGCCCGGCGGCGCCGCGGAGCTGCGGCTGGACTCGCACCCGTGCGTAGACGTGACAGCGGCGGCCCTGCGGCGGGGGCGGCCGGAGCCGGGGCGGCCCGAGCCGGAGCCCGAGCCGATGCCGGTGTGCATGCAGCCGTTCTCGCACTACGGCCAGGCCCTGTGCTTGCACTTCCCGCAGCCCTGCGCCGCAGGCGAGCTCCTGCAGGTGCGGATCACGTACCGCGTCGGCGAGGGACCCGGA GTGTGCTGGCTGGCTCCGGAGCAGACGGCGGGAAGGAAGAAGCCGTTCGTCTACACCCAGGGCCAGGCTGTCCTGAACCGAGCCTTCTTCCCGTGCTTCGACACGCCCGCCGTGAAGTCCAGATACTCCGCTCTTCTCGAG GTCCCAGACGGCTTCACTGCCGTGATGAGTGCTGACACCTGGGAGGAGCGAGGGCCCAGTAAGTTCTTCTTCCAGATGAGTCAGCCGATCCCCTCCTACCTCATAGCCTTGGCCATCGGAGATCTGGTTTCGGCTGAAGTTGGACCCAG GAGCCGGGTGTGGGCTGAGCCCTGCCTCATCGATGCTGCCAAGGAGGAGTATGACGGGGTCATAGAGGAGTTTCTGGCAACGGGAGAGAAGCTCTTTGGACCCTATGTGTGGGGAAG GTACGACGTGCTCTTCATGCCCCCGTCCTTCCCGTTCGGGGGGATGGAGAACCCCTGCCTGACCTTCGTCACGCCCTGCCTTCTGGCCGGAGACCGCTCCCTGGCCGATGTTGTCATCCATGAGATCGCCCACAGCTGGTTTGGGAACCTGGTGACCAACGCCACCTGGGGGGAGTTCTGGCTGAACGAAGGCTTCACCATGTATGCCCAGAGGAGGATCTCCTCCCTTCTGTTTG GGCCCGCCTACACCTGCTTGGAAGCCGCCACTGGCCGGGCGCTGCTGCGGCAGCACATGGACGTCACGGGCGAGGACCACCCGCTGAACAAGCTGCGCGTGAGGATCGAGCCAG GGGTCGACCCGGATGACACCTACAACGAGACCCCCTACGAGAAAGGCTTCTGCTTTGTCTCCTACCTGGCCCACCTGGTGGGTGATCAGGACCAGTTTGACGACTTCCTCAAG GCCTACGTGGACGAATTCAAGTTCCAAAGCATCTTAGCTGACGACTTCCTGGACTTCTTCCTGGACTATTTCCCTGAGCTGAAGAAACAGAGGGTGGATTCCATCCCGG GATTTGAGTTTGATCGCTGGTTGGACACGCCGGGCTGGCCGCCTTACCTCCCGGACCTCTCCCCCGGGGACTCACTCATGAGGCCGGCCGAGGAGCTGGCCCAGCTGTGGGCAGCTGAGGAGCTGGACCCAAGGGCCATCAACGCCGTGTCCACCTCTGCCTGGAAGACCTACCAGCTGGTGTACTTCCTGGATAAGATCCTGCAGAAGTCACCGCTCCCTCCCG ggaacGTGAAGAAACTTGGAGAGACATACCCAAAGATCTCAAACGCCCAGAACGCGGAGCTGCGGCTGCGATGGGGCCAGATCGTCCTCAAGAATGACCACCAGGAGGACTTCTGGAAAGTGAAGGAATTCCTGCACAGCCAG GGGAAGCAGAAGTACACCCTGCCGCTGTACCACGCCATGATGGCGGGCAGCGAGGCCGCCCAGACCCTTGCCAAGGAGACCTTTGCGGCCACGGCTCCCCAGCTGCACAGCAACGTGGCCCACTATGTCCAGCAGATCGTGGAGCCCCTGGGCAGGTAG